One window from the genome of Clostridia bacterium encodes:
- a CDS encoding TVP38/TMEM64 family protein, with the protein MTEKNQQNKTKKKFGTYQIISLIVLILILGLTIAATVVFVKAVGFKSLFGGTGGREKIQAYIEQFGSWSKYVYIVIVFVSVILAFIPNNVVGIAGGYLYGIWPSVGLTLVGVVLGSLAVFGISRAFGRPLVYQMADKESIEKIEKKLENKNSLLFILFMLIPFIPSDAVCYAAGLTKMKFRHYCFLIILTRIPGTIGSAYMGGGNVEWWVWVIIFVVLFLLLGLGIVFGRKIAKHLRKNKVWAPIADTFEGLSEVGETINFGKKNDKNVKQALSEDTQSEDEKQTFTQDNQAKDDKDVLIEDNQPKDEKNDTNE; encoded by the coding sequence ATGACCGAAAAAAATCAACAGAATAAAACTAAGAAAAAATTTGGTACTTATCAGATTATTAGCCTTATAGTTTTGATATTAATATTGGGATTAACGATTGCAGCAACAGTAGTGTTTGTAAAAGCGGTTGGATTTAAAAGCTTGTTTGGGGGAACAGGCGGCAGAGAAAAAATACAAGCTTATATAGAGCAATTTGGCAGTTGGTCAAAATATGTTTATATTGTCATAGTTTTTGTTTCCGTTATACTAGCTTTTATACCCAATAATGTAGTAGGTATTGCAGGCGGGTATTTGTATGGTATATGGCCGTCAGTTGGATTGACATTGGTTGGCGTAGTTTTGGGCAGCCTTGCGGTATTTGGTATTTCACGTGCATTTGGAAGACCGTTGGTTTATCAAATGGCGGATAAAGAATCGATAGAAAAGATTGAAAAAAAGCTTGAAAACAAAAATTCATTGCTGTTTATTTTGTTTATGCTTATTCCGTTTATTCCTAGCGATGCTGTGTGCTATGCTGCTGGACTCACAAAAATGAAATTTAGGCACTATTGTTTTCTTATTATTTTGACACGTATTCCCGGAACGATCGGTTCTGCTTATATGGGCGGAGGAAATGTAGAATGGTGGGTTTGGGTAATAATTTTTGTCGTCTTGTTTTTGCTGCTTGGTTTGGGCATTGTTTTTGGACGAAAGATTGCAAAACATTTAAGAAAAAACAAAGTTTGGGCGCCTATTGCAGATACATTTGAGGGGCTTAGTGAAGTAGGCGAAACCATTAATTTTGGCAAGAAAAATGATAAAAACGTTAAACAAGCTTTGTCAGAAGATACTCAGAGCGAAGACGAAAAACAGACTTTTACACAAGATAATCAAGCTA